In the genome of Populus nigra chromosome 19, ddPopNigr1.1, whole genome shotgun sequence, the window AACACAGACAAAAAGCGAGTTCGTAGTTGGTAGGTTGGATGCAGACAATTCTGATTAATGCAATTTAACGAAACAAGAGGCCATTCAATTTCCAAGTACTTTTATGGATGTTTACATAATTCAAAGTGtaaaatcctttatttttttaaaattatttttaatatcaatatattaaaatgatctaaaaatattaaaaaataaatttaaatttaaattgtttttaaattttttaaaacacggtTTATACTGAGttcctaaatattttcaaaaagaattaagtttttttatcttttattttaaattatttttttatgtattttcagatcattttaaacattaatatcaaaaataaattttaaaataaaaaatacattaaaaaataatcaatatctGAATTAACTTTGTCTGGTTTAAATTCGAAGCGTGTAGGTGGGTGGGGTCTTTTGTTAGAAGactttttctttgaatatttttttttcttgaattaaatgtGATTGAAAACGGTGGCGTTAAAAGCAAGTCCATTTGTATGATAGCGTCTCCACGGACGCCTCAAGATAGTTGAGCAATACAAGTGATGATTAATTACGTCATATATATCATTTATGACATAAAATCTATCCTCTCGATCTTTTACTATTTTGTAGTCCTTTCGTGTGGTATTTCTCTCGTAGATTGCTTGAGCATGGAAAGTCTTCGGACAACATGCCAGTGTCTCACGAAGAATTTATGTTTGTGTTTTGTAAtggttgatgttttttaaagtattttttatttaaaaatatattaaaataatattttttatttttaatattaacacataaaaaaatctaaaaatatataaaaaattaaaaaaacacgggCACTACCGCATCACCGAACAGCCCTCTTGGTGCAGCATCAGAAAGTTAATCAGGGGATCAGTAGAGTCATGAGTTTCTTGCTGGGGGACCGTTCGATTGTGTCAGAACTTGAAAGGGCCCAGAAGGAGCCTTTCCTGGGCCTAGAAACATCTGAGCTCAAATAGGGTCATTTTGGAGATGGGGTATAGAAACTAATCTGGGGTTTCTATAAAATGATTTGTgttctcctttctttatctGGACCGCATAGGAAAGCATCATGCTAAGAGTTGACCTTTTCCTCATTAGAGCTTGGAAGTCTGGGCTTCTGTTCAAGCTCGCACTGAGAAGTGGGAAAAAGTATAATTTTGGACCATCTTTTTACGGGGCTTAAGGGTATATGTTTCTACCGTGGGCCTGCTCGCAGTGTATGAAAATTAGGGTAACACCTTGGCCCTCCCAAAACGAACTGTTTCTCCTAGTTTTGTTCTCTCCTCTCTGATTTCTTTTTGGGTAGAAAGGATGAACACACGAGCTAGCTTCTCAAGAAATTAACACCAGCAGCATAGCCATACCCAAATCAAGAGTCCGTAATCATCAAAACCTTGACAAGATCGCAGTCGATTTCTAACAAGACCCCACTCGATTTCTTTCGAAGCTTGATATGATGCATCATAGCCAAATTAACACAGCCCTCGAATCATCCTGAAAGAGAGACAAAAAGAACATTGAAAGAGGGGAaaggattttcttttttgtattaaaaaaaaaaagcatatttaaTGGTATAGCAACCGGGCCGGTCCATTGGACAAGAGGAAATCGATGCTGAGACCTAACCAAAAGTCACCGGGACCGGGCTGCCCGACATAGCACGTAAATAACATACGTTTTCAAATAGCCGACTTTGTAAAATGtcagaaaaaacagaaagaaaggaATCTAGTGGTAGATCTTTGATCATTCGTCGTATACATCCAACATCTTATTATTATCAAGATTGTGATGCAGAGCGTACTGGGTTGCGTTGAATCactgttttcattatttttaaaatatttttaaataaaaaacataacagtTTAAAACACATCATCACCGCAATCCCAGACAAGTCAAATTAATGCAGTAAGCGCTCAAAAGTCAGGATTATGCAACACCTTATTAGATCGCATTCAACTCTGTAAGGACACAGAGTGATCCGCATTAAGCAGATTAGCATAGTATATAACAGATCCATTCAATTAATAAGGGAAAGATTGTTTCAATCAAATAAAGTAGGAAGGATGGAGGGATGAATAATGGGTAAAACCCattaaaatttccttttctaAGTAACTGATTCCCATATACATATCCTCAACATTCCAAATTTGCagctgtcttcttcttcttcttcttcttcttcttctgggcATGATCCCTGCACCTGGATCTGTTTCTTGTTCTATTAACTTCTTGACCTGGGTCAAGGATGCTACTTGCCTTGTATGAGGTCAAATTCAACAAGTTGGAATTCAATAGTGGAGAGAGCACCATTCAAACTCCACAAGTCTTGTCTGTGAGAGTGTGTGTCAAAATCAATGAGGAAAATCCTTCAAATTGTGGGTCCCTACATCGAACCCCCATTGAGCCAAAACCTACagtagattttttatttcacttctCAAAACACTCAAATCCACAGCCAAACACTAGAACAGCCACTCAAAAGTTTGCACGTCAAGCGCCTCACAACCGAGTCTACAATGTGGCACGTTTTAAACCATTGTTAGAAGTTGTATTAGAGTAGTATTATCCACACTGGATCAGAGAACTGACCCGCCTTAAATTCATGAATGTCGACGTGTCATCCAACTGCAGCCCCCCCGACGACAAGTCATAGTCAACCATTACATTAAACCTCCAAACCccacaaaacaaagaaacaacactcacacacacaaaaaCTCAAAGCACCAGCACCATCAACACCTCCTCCCACCACCACTACCACCATGATCAAAACCACACCATCCCCTTCTCCCTCACCACACCACCACCACACGTGGGCCCCATCCCCAACTCCCACAATTTCCTCAACCCCTACAGCCACCGCCCCTTCTTACCAATCCtcaccaccatcaccaacgTCCTCCAAACTCCCAGTTGACTTCAGCCCAACTTTAATAGCCATGGTGGTAGTAGTCGCTGCCGCCTTCTTAACAATCACATACTCCCGCCTAATTTCCCGTTCCCTCCTCCGTGTCATCCGCCGATGGCGTCGGTGGCGCCGTCGTAGACGCCGCCGTTACCCCCCCTCCTCAAATGGTGGCCTCGACTCCCCACCTCCACTCTTTGATTCCCCAGAAGGCTTCCATGTTTACTCTCCTTACGGGCTGGACGACGCCGTCATCAAGACCATCCCTCTCTCACTCTACACCACGAAAAATAGCAATAGCTTTCACAAGCAAATCAAAGACTGTGCTGTTTGCTTGCTTGAATTCGAAGATGATGAATATGTCCGTACACTTCCTGTTTGCTCGCATGCATTTCATGTCGACTGTATTGATATTTGGCTAAGGTCACACGCGAACTGCCCACTTTGTCGTGCGGGGATTTTCAGAGCCGAGTCTCCATTTATTCCAGTCATGGCCGCAAGAATTCGTCCTAGTCTTGATGAAACAATCCTACGTGGCACTCTTCTTCCGCTCGAACCAATAATTCAAAGCCCACTACGCACTTATTCTGCCGTTGCAGACACAGCTACAGCTACTGTCACGGAGATTACACCATGTCCTGAAGAACCATCACCGCGAAGACATAGTATGAACAATTTTAATACTAATTCTGAGGACAGATTCAATGGTCGTGATCATTTCTTCTTGAAAAGATCTTATTCTTTCGGGTTTGAACGGAGCTTGGCGTCCGAGAGGATGTTAGTAATGGAGCCAGCTACAGCTTCTCCGTGGAGGTTTAGAAGGGGGGGTTTTTGGAGCAAACGGCCATCACCGTTTGGATCAATATCAAAAGCTAGAGTTTTTTCGTTTAGGCATTATAGAGGGATGAAATCCCCGTTTTTTAGACGGAGAGGATCAGGGTTTTTCCCGTTATCGGAGAGGTTCTCCACCGTAGGCGGAGGAGGCGGTGGTGGGTCGTCGAGGAGGTGTAAGTCTATGGCGAGCCCACAGTTTTTGAGATCATCGGTGGGGTCGAGCATGGCCGCGTTTTCGTCTAGCCGGCTAAGGTGTGGGGACCCCGAGGCACTGCTGTCACCGGAGAGGTTTAACAGGAGGTAGAGAAGGACACACGTGGAGGGTGAGATTGAGTGATCGTGAGAATGGACGGTCGAAAAGGAGGCGGTGATGGGGTCAAGGTGGTATTAAATGGAGAGTGGGTGTTTGCATGAAAGGTGGAGTTAATGAGGGGGCATGAGAATATACGAGTAGTCTGGCAATTTGTGGATGGGCCATTAATTGTAGGTGCCGATGGCATTTAATGAGAAAATTGAAGAGAGATTACAcctttgctctctctctctctctctctctctggctcGCATTgattatagaaaagaaaaggaattcttGGCCTTgtttccctccctccctccctccctccctctctctctcattcaTTCAGCAGATCATAAATGAGAGGAAGAGGAGAGTGATGGGTTATTAAGGCTGAGGGAAATGGTGGGATTTTGACGTGGGGGCTGGGTTTATATAGGGGGTTTACTTGGTGGGTTTTGCTGGGATTGGATTTGGGCATAGATTGGTCAAATCTCTTATTGGTTTTCCACTCTTGCTAGCTATTTTGTGAAATGCACCGACAGAGGACAGAAAGGCCCATGCCAGAAAGGGGACGGAAGGGAACATGGCATGCTAGTTGCTTCTCGCTGGACCCTCGGACAATAAGACTGGTTAATTCGGTGAAATATGAACTCTTCATATCATTTGTTGAACTCCCGATACTGCCTCTCTCTTTCCCTTCAAGAACAAGATTGCTTCTCTCGTTTGGATTTAGGGTTCACATTCTCGTATTTAGCTTCTGCAAGATCGAtgactctcttttttatttatttatttattattattattattattattattattattaccagcTTTATTAATTTCTTAGGACTGCACCAAGgtcatttttattgttaaattagaCGACGCATAGAATGCGGCTATAAATGCAATATAGCATTTGTGAGAAATGTTGAAGTAGTAATGGATCATGAGGTTTCTTCGTTTATAGCAATAGAACTTTTCATGCAATCCCAGATCACCAATCCATGTGAGAAATTCTACAGCTAATAAAGCGTGGGGACGTTGTTCATAAATCTAACAAATTAAAGAGAATTTCTAAACATCTGGTGCTTAATTCCAATTCTCTCGCACTGTAAAGCTTGgttgatttagaaaaaaaaataaagaaaaagaaaaaagtccgAGGAGGTGACATCGAAGAGGTGCATATTTCAAATTCCCTGCCTAAAATAACAAATACCAAAAAGTTCGAGGATGGCTAAAACAATGGAAAGTCTCGGGGTATCAGGAAATGCAGCCCTGCTGAATTCGTCTAAAATACTGTGTTCTGCGGGGGCGCTTCTGAGCTCTACAATTGAGTTTGAGGCCACTGCTTTTTGGATGCCACACATAATATCGTTtggtaaaaggaaaaaactgcTTTTTACTGGTAGGACCCactacaaattaaaatgaaatcgCAGGTTTTGAAGAAGCAGCATTTGGCTGCTTCTCCTGAGGCAAGAAGCTGtaacagtggagcatggctccactgtAACAatggagccatgctccactgtacagtgcgagtgaattaattcactcgcactATATACTTAaacttaaatctttttttttttttgaaaatcaggaaaagttttgtttttttttaattattattttaaaaaaccaggaaaagtttagtttttttttaattattattttgacaaaccaggaaaagtttagttttttctttttattattattttgaaaaatcaggaaacatttagttttttttttttgaaaaattagtgcAGTTAAGTGATTTTACTCGTACTATTCATGTGAAcatgaacaattattttttttgtttttttaaaaaattagtttaaggtgaattaaatttactcgtactgtaatctcaattttatttctgataatattttaactaattttattgcatgcttaaaaaatcatgaaaactgtagtttttatcgaatgaattttgtacgtaatgaaat includes:
- the LOC133679410 gene encoding RING-H2 finger protein ATL65, with translation MIKTTPSPSPSPHHHHTWAPSPTPTISSTPTATAPSYQSSPPSPTSSKLPVDFSPTLIAMVVVVAAAFLTITYSRLISRSLLRVIRRWRRWRRRRRRRYPPSSNGGLDSPPPLFDSPEGFHVYSPYGLDDAVIKTIPLSLYTTKNSNSFHKQIKDCAVCLLEFEDDEYVRTLPVCSHAFHVDCIDIWLRSHANCPLCRAGIFRAESPFIPVMAARIRPSLDETILRGTLLPLEPIIQSPLRTYSAVADTATATVTEITPCPEEPSPRRHSMNNFNTNSEDRFNGRDHFFLKRSYSFGFERSLASERMLVMEPATASPWRFRRGGFWSKRPSPFGSISKARVFSFRHYRGMKSPFFRRRGSGFFPLSERFSTVGGGGGGGSSRRCKSMASPQFLRSSVGSSMAAFSSSRLRCGDPEALLSPERFNRR